CGGAAATAATGATTTAATTAAACAACTGATTCTTTCTTCTAACGATAGCATTAAAGGTCAGTTTGAGCAATTGATGCAAGGAGCGGCTTTAACCGTATCGATTGATAAGCATCTTGCTTTTGATCTGCTGGATAAAAGTGAAACGGCTTTATGGAGCTTACTTTTATTTGCTGGCTATTTAACTTGGGAAAAAAGCAGTTTAAGTAGAAGTAGTGATTTATATGATTGTGTAGTTAGCATTCCTAATAATGAAGTACGCAGACTCTACAACCGCTTTTTTGAAGAATGGTTGCTTACTAAATTTCCTAATCAACGGAGCTATGCTACCTTTTTAAGCCATCTACTAGAGGGCAATGTCCGTGCATTTACACAAGATCTCAGTACTTATCTTTTACAGTGTGTCAGTTTTATGGATACTACTTCTGGTAAGCAAGGGGAAAGTTTTTACCATGGTTTTGTTTTAGCCATGCTGGCTAGCATCAGTGATAGCTATTCTATACGCTCCAATCGAGAAAGTGGTTTTGGAAGGTATGATGTGTTGATCATCCCTAAAAAAGATTCCAAAGCAATTTTATTGGAATTCAAATACCTACGGAAGGAAGAAGAGCTGGAAAATGGAGCTAAAGTTGCGCTAGATCAAATACGAGGGCGCGCTTATCATACCGAATTATTACAACATACGCATGTCCAGGAAGTAGTAGAGATTGGCATTGCTTTTTCCGGGAAGGCAGTGTTGTCAGCTTATGCTACCTATGATTTGGTGCATAAAAAGACTGGAACACTGCATGTAACGGGTAGATATGGCCAAATAGAGGGAGATGAATGCTACCCAAAATAGAAGATAGCGCCTTAGGTTGCTTATTTTCTTGGCTTGATTATCTTATTTGCTACTTCCTTTATAGATGAATTTATATGAGAAATTGCCTGATTTATATGATTTTTTGTATCTTGTATTGCACTCCTACGTAGGGTGTTGCTACCTGTACTTACTAATTTTGCTTCCTCTTCTTCTTTTAAATTTGCGCTAAAGTTTGTTATAGACGCTCCTTCTAGTTCCTCTATTGCCATATCTATATACAGTATAATACGCTTTTCTTTGGTAAAGGACCTTATACTTTGTAGTGTTTGGACGATAGCCTTTATTGTATCTTCTATTTCCTTTGCTTTGGCTACGCGCTTATCTACGTTGTCTTTGCGCTCTTCTTCATTAAGCGTAGTATTATTGACAATCCATGGAAGTGGAATAGCTCTTGTTATACCCGTTAGGGCCTTTTCTAACTTCTCTTTTTCTGTTTGTAGCTTGTACACTAAAGGATCTTTTGTGGCGTCAGCTTCTCTGCTGCCTGATTGGCCATTATTATATAGAGTGGGATATATTTTGTTGCTAGGTGGTTGTTGCTTTTTATTAGGATGATTATTTGATACTTCATATTTTATTTTACCAGCATTAGAAGAAACAGTTTGCTTAGTGGCTATAGGTTTGTTGCCCTTATCTGCTTGATTGCTACAATCGCTAGATAACAGTAAGGAAGAAACTAAAACTACAGAAATACATTTCTTTTTCATTTTTTATTGGTTATTTGATACTTTTGTTAATTATGCTGTCTTTCTTAAGAAATAAACCATTGGACAACAGGAATATTAGATTTGGTTTCTAAATAAAAATAGAAAATTTATTTTAGGTAATTCAAGGAAGGGGCCGTTGGTATTATTTACTTATATGGTTTATATTATAAATTATAAATCTTAGTGGGGGTGGGGGATTTCCGTTAGAGGAAATATTCGTATACTTGTTATTCCTTCAGAGGGTGGATGATTGTAGCGCAAAAGAGAAGATCCCTATAGGGTTCTTTTGAATTAGTTTATATTGTATAATATATGTATAAGAATATATTTGTTTTTATAGTTATTGGCGTACAGGCTTGTGGCAATGGGTGTAAACTGTGGATACAGCATCTGCAAAGACAAAAAGAACAAGGTAGCAGAGCAATTAAAGAACTTACGAAAGAAGATACCCGGGAACTATGTAAAAAAAGTAAGCAAGCTTTGGTTGTGTGTTTATTATGGAAAACACCCAAGCAACTTATTGATAAAATAGAGGCGGATCCAAAAATAGAGAAGGTTTATAAAATGTTCATGGGTTGTTCTCCTTCAGAAGAGGATATACCACTATTGCGATGCGCTTTATACCTTTTCTGTGATACAAAACAGTTATTTAAAATAAAAAAAGTAGAAGGGAAAATATACCATCCACTTTGTAAGGAAGTACCTAAACTCGAGGAATTCTTACAAGATAAGTTTAGCAATATTTCTAAAATAAAGGATTTAAAACAACAATTGGATGAAATAAGCGCAGAAGAAGAGGAAGAAGAGGAAGCTAACCAACCATTTTTTGAAGCGGATTTTGATTTTAAGCAATTCCTTGAAAAGGAGTTAAAAAGTATTTTTGAAATAAGACGTTTTTTATATAGATTAGCGTGTAACCTGGTTTAATTTAATGAATCATAATTTTTAAGCGTAATATTATATGAATATGAGAAAAAAAATAAGGATTTTAGGCATGGCATTGGCATCGTTTGTAAACTGCGGGGATATTTTTGCTATGCAAGAAGCTACTACAGAGACAACAGAAGCGAGTGATTTTTTTGCTAAAAATAAAAAGTTTCCTTTCCATTTTGACATAAAAACTTCGTTAAGCGTGGGGTTTGATACTATTGGTGATTATTGGGCTGGGAATGGGAAAGCAGCCATTGGGCCTATGGTAGAATGGCACCCTTTAAATGGGATAGGTGTGCAAACTGGTTTATGGTATAGCTATAACCTTTCCCCAGGCATACGTATTGACAAATGTGGAGAAAGCTTAGCAAAAAAAGGGTTTTTGGATTTTATTAAAAATGGCTTTAAAAGTATTAGCGATATGGATTGGACAGATGATAGTGACGATAGCATGGCTATGCGTTTAGGTGGTGGCTCTTTCCATGCAGTGCATATTCCCATTTTTCTACGAGTATATCTAGGTAAAAAGCGTCAATTCGCATTATACGTTGGAGGTGACTACAGAATTGCATTATTCGGTGAAAAGGATTTCTTTGCTAAAGATGTCCCTTATTTATACCTTAATTCCAAGAAGATGAGAAACCATATACTTCAGAAAGGTGTTCCGAGTTTAAAGGAAGCTATTTTTATGCAAAATGATAAGAAAGACCAATTGCAATTATCAAAACTAGCCAAGTGGCATTGGGATTTTGGATTTGAATTTAGAAATAAGTCTGGTTTAATAGTAGGAACTAAGTGGTTTGGCCTTACATTGGGTTATGATTTTAGCAAACTTTTCTGTGAAGAAAGCAATAATTAATTTTTTTTATTATTATTATCCGATTCAGCAATAAGAGTACCTGGCTAACTCTTGGCCAAGTAAGAAACATAGCGTAATACATTTATAGTATAGTATACTATGTTTCTTCAGTACTGTGGCAGAAAACGCGTTTGTGTCTGGTTTTTAAGTAAATTTATTACAAAACTTGCATTTTTACGCTAAAAATTAACCTAAAAGTATGCTGAAAAGCAAACGCTTGCTACAGCGTTGAACAGATACTAATACGTCACATATAAAATTTAAAATTAAACAATACGTTTAGAGAAGCTACGGGAAAAAAACAACAGAAAGCATATTGATTTTTAAGTTTTATATTTATCTAATTTTTTTTTACTACAGATCAAGGAGTATAGTCTACTAGGGCTAAATAAATATAATGGTTACTATTCTAATTGATGTTAATGGTGAACAGTTATCTTTTCCGAAGGGTAGTACAGGATTACAGATTGCCCGACGGATTGGTCTCCTTCCTGACATGCTGGGGTTAACGGTAAATGACGTGGTTTATGATATAACCCGTTCTATTGAGGAAGATGCTACGATTCGTTTTCTAACGTGGGAGGATGCCCTAGGCAAGCAACTCTTCTGGCATTCTGCTGCCCATCTTTTGGCTGCTGCCTTAGAAAGTCTTTATCCCACTGTGCAATTGGGTATGGGGCCTCCTATTGAGCAAGGTTTTTATTATGACGTAGATTTAGGCAATGATACGGCAACTACGTTGGATACAACGCTTATAGAGGAGAAGATGTTGGCGTTGGCACAACGAGGCGATGCTTTTATCCGTCGTGCTGTTTCCAAGCAGGAAGCCATTGCTTTTTTTAAGGAAAAAGGCAATGGGTATAAGCTGGAATTGATAGAAGGGTTAGAAGAGGGACGGATTACTTTTTATCAATTGGGGGACTTTATAGATTTATGCAAAGGGCCTCATCTGCCCCATAGCGGTTGGATTAAGGCAGTTAAAATCTTAACCATTGCAGGCGCTTACTGGAGGGGCAATATCCATAATAAACAATTGACGCGTATTTATGGAATTGCTTTTCCAGAGCAAAAAGCACTTGCCGCCTTCCTCGCTTTGCGAGCGGAAGCTGCCAGGCGTAGCCACCAAAAAATAGGAAAAGAGCTTAAGTTATTTACTTTTTCAGAAAAAGTAGGCTTAGGACTTCCCCTTTGGTTGCCTAAGGGCGCTTTGCTATATGATATATTGGTTCAATTTCTTAAAAAAGAACAGATCAAACGAGGCTATCAGCCGGTTTGTACGCCGCATATTGGCCATAAAGCACTCTACCTTACTTCTGGTCATTACGAAAAATACCAAGAAGATTGTTTCCAGCCTATTCATACAGCTGAAGTAGAAGAAACATACCTACTGAAGCCTATGAATTGTCCGCATCATTGTGAAATTTACAGTAGTGCCGCTCGCTCTTACAAAGAATTACCATTGCGTTTGGCAGAGTTTGGTACGGTCTATCGCTATGAGCGCCATGGAGCCTTGCATGGGTTGACCCGTACCCGTTGTTTTACCCAGGATGATGCCCATATTTTTTGCCGCTTAGATCAAGTAAAAGATGAATTCTCAGCTGTAATTGATCTCGTATTGCATGTTTTTAATATATTACATTTTACTGATTATAAGGCGCAACTTTCTTTTAGGGATCCTAAGCAAGATAAATATATAGGAAGCTTGGCAGATTGGTCCTTAGCAGAACAAGCCATTCAGGAAGTGGTGACAGCAAAGGGATTGCAGGCTACTACGGTGCTAGGAGAAGCAGCTTTTTATGGTCCTAAAGTAGATTTTATGGTAAAAGATGCGTTAGGACGCAATTGGCAATTGGGTACGGTGCAGTTGGATTACCAATTGCCTATTCGCTTTGATCTTACCTATATAGGGACAGATGGCCAAAAATACCGCCCTGTTATGATCCATCGTGCACCGTTTGGCTCGCTTGAACGGCTGATTGCCATTCTTATAGAACATACAGCTGGTAACTTCCCCTTCTGGTTGGCACCAGAGCAGGTGGCGCTCCTGCCTCTTTCTGATACCTATGCTACCTATGCCACTACCCTGTATCGTCTGCTGCTGGAAAGGGAAATACGGAGTGTCCTAGATCTACGGAATGAAACAATAGGTAAAAAAATACGTGAAGCAGCTTTACAAAAAATCCCTTATATACTTGTGGTGGGAGAAAAAGAAGTAGAAACAGGATATGTTTCCGTTCGTAAACAAAATAAACAAATTTCTATGCTGTGGGATGATTTTATAACGCAGGTCTGTTCGGAAGCTAACCTACCCAGCTAGTTAAGGAGGGTAGCGCGCAATACCTGTTCGAGGAATAGAAAGGAGTAGGCAACGTATGGGTTAGATAGGTTGGAAGCTGCGATTGTGCTACATGACCCAATCTATTTTATATCTTTGTAAAGAAGGGCTGTTATGCCCTATTAGAAAAGTATGTTCCCTTTTCCCATTCTGATTATATTCGTTTAGTTATGCAACAGAAAATAGCTGACGCTGCTGCAGCAGACATTAAGCAAACCCATACGATTACATCCAAGCTTTCTCCCTCTTTTAGGAAGGTATATATGGAAAGCTATGGTTGTCAGATGAATTTTTCTGATAGTGAAATTGTTGCTGCCATTATGCAGCAGCAAGGTTTCCTATTAACCACACAATACCAGGAAGCAGATCTGATTTTTATCAATACCTGTGCGATTCGCGATAAAGCAGAACAAACCATTCGTAATAGGTTATTGCTATTTAATCAGCAAAAGCTATACAATCCAGCACTTATTGTAGGCGTTTTAGGATGTATGGCAGAACGATTGAAAACCCAATTATTAGAAGAGGAAAAAGTAGTGGATATTGTTGCAGGACCAGACGCATATAGAGATTTGCCTAAGCTAGTCAGCCAAGTAGATCAAGGGCATAGAGCAGTCAATACATTCCTATCTAGAGAAGAGACTTATGCTGATATTGAGCCTGTTCGATTGCATACCAATGGGGTTACTGCTTTTATTTCTATTATGCGGGGTTGTAACAACATGTGTACTTTTTGTATTGTTCCCTTTACACGTGGTCGGGAGCGAAGCAGAGATCCTTCCTCCATTGTAGCAGAGGCAAAGCATCTCTTCAGCAAAGGTTATAAGGAAGTTACGCTATTGGGGCAAAATGTAGACTCTTATAGATGGGTTTCCGCTGCAGCCGCAGTAGAGGGAAGCATTGTACAGAAAAATACAGTGGTGAACTTTGCACAATTGTTAGCCATGGTAGCATCCATTGATCCAAATTTAAGGGTTCGTTTTTCCACTTCCCACCCCAAGGATATGACAGATGATGTCCTGTATACGATGCGTGCCTATGATAATATTTGCAAACAGGTACATCTGCCCGTTCAGAGCGGTAGTAATCGCATGTTAAAACTGATGAACCGTTCCTATGATAGGGAATGGTATAAGGAAAGAATCCAAGCCATTAAGGCCATTTTAGGGGATTCCTGCGCTATTTCCTCTGATATGATTGCAGGTTTTTGTTCTGAAACAGAAGGTGATCATGCTGATACCCTTTCCCTTATGGAGGAGATTCAATATGATTTTGCTTTTATGTTTTATTATTCTGAGCGGCCAGGTACGTTAGCCGCTAGAAAATACTGCGATGATGTCGCTGTAGAAGTTAAAAAACGTAGGTTAAGTGAAATCATAGCAAAACAACGGATACATTCCTTACGGCATCATCAAAAAAATATCGGGCAAGTATATCAAGTATTAATTGAAAAGCAATCTAAGAAATCAGCAGACTTTTTTCAAGGCAGAAATAGTCAGAACAAAATAGTGGTTTTCCCTAAAGGGAAACAGCAGGTAGGGGATTATGTATATGTCCGTATTAAAGACTGCAATGCGGCTACTCTTTTTGGTACACTTTGTTAAACATTACCCTCTGTGTAGATATACTATGAAAGAAAGTATAGAAGTAATTAAGCAACGCTTTCATATTATAGGCAATGCTTCTCTTTTAAATAGAGCCATTGAAGTAGCTATGCAGGTAGCCTCTACGGATCTATCTGTTTTGATTACAGGAGAGAGTGGTACAGGTAAAGAATCCTTTTCAAAGATTATACATGCTTTAAGTCCTTATCGGCGTGGTAATTTTATAGCCATTAATTGTGGTGCTATTCCAGAGGGGACCATAGATTCTGAGTTATTTGGTCATGAAAAAGGATCCTTTACCGGTGCTTTGGAAAGTCGAAAAGGCTATTTTGAGGAAACCAATGAGGGTACTATTTTTTTGGATGAAATAGGTGAAATGCCTTTAGCTACGCAAACAAAACTTTTGCGGGTATTGGAATATGGGGAATATGTAAAAGTTGGTTCTTCCAGAGTAGAAAAAACAAAAGTACGTGTGGTAACAGCTACCCATGTAAACTTGTTGTATGCCATTAAAGAGGGAACCTTTCGGGAGGATTTGTATTACCGTTTAAATACAGTACCCATTACCATACCTCCCTTAAGGGAAAGAGGGGCAGATGTTATTTTGTTGTTTCATAAATTTGCTAGTGATTTTGCAGCTAAATACCGTATGAAGCCTTTGGCATTAACGCCAGCGGCCAAAGAGTTATTCCTGACCTATGCATTCCCAGGTAATATTCGGCAGCTGAAGAATATTGTAGAGCAGATGGCTTTATTGGAAAAAGAGATAGTCATAACACCAGAAGTGTTAGAAAAATATCTACCCAGCGAAGCAAAGTATGCATTGCCGGTGCTGTATAAAAAGTGGATGCATAATGGATCAACGGAAAAAGCATTTATATATGGGATGCTGTTGGATTTAAAAAGAGAAGTGGCTGAGCTTAAGGAGCTCATATTAGATCCCTCTGTTTCCCCTGTTAAGCAGCAGGGATACATGCCCCATGTTGAGCATTTTCCTGCTGAATATAAACAAGAAAATTTGGATGTTCCACTTTTAGATAGGGAGTATTCCCTAAAAACAGTAGAGGATAAGCAGCCCCCTGCTACTGCCCAAGAACCCATAAAGAAACTTTCCATTGAAGCACAGGAGCAAGTATTGATTCGAAAATCTTTACAAAAAAACCATGGCAACCGTAAGCATGCAGCCGATGATTTAGGTATTTCTGAACGAACACTTTATAGAAAAATTAAACAATATGAGATTGAAGCATACAGCTATAAACTTAAGAAATAGGTGGTATTTTTTTTGCATGCTATCGTTACTATATAGCTGTGGTTTTGTTTTTTTTTCAGATGCGCAACTTCCAGAGGCTGTGCAGACATTTTCTATTCAAGTTTATTCGGAGATTTCAGATGGTCCGTCAGATATGGCGCAAAATATGATGGATGCACTTGAGGGAAATGTAATACGTTTCGCACCTTATTTGACTAAGGTGGAACGAGAGGGGGACATCCACTATAGCTGTGTTATTAAGAATTTTTCATGGCGTACCGTTTTTAGTCGAGACAAGGCGTCTATTGATGGTAAAGAAATAGAAGAATTAACCATTGCTGTACAGGTTTCCTATGAAAGTTCTGTAGAGGAGGTGGCGCATACATTTACCAATAAAATTTTCTCAAAATCAAAAATAAGCGATAGCTCAAGTGCAAAAGAAAATGAGCTGGCCAATGAGATAATTCAAGAATTGGCTGCTGACATTTGTGAAAGATCTATAAATTACTGGGAGTAATGCACCCGTTGTGCTATGAAAGTTCAGAAGCTATTGAAATTATTGACACAACCTAATACGTTATCTTCAAGTGATATACCTGATTTAGAATCTCTTATAAAGAATTATCCCTACTTTTATTTAGCGCATGCCCTGTTAGCTAAGGTAGTTTACACGCAAGAGCGTGATGTAGAGAAGCATGCCGTACAGCGGGCGGCAACGTATGCTATCGATCGGACGCATTTGCGGATGTGGTTAGAGAATAAGCTAGTCTGGTCAGGGGTCATATCCGCTGTTGGTAGCAAGGGTATGCCGGAGCAATCTGCTGCTATCAATAATACTAATCATTTGGAAGATATTGCGAAACAAACTATTAAAAAAGGAACCAATGCAATAAGTAGGCAGCAATTTAGGGTTATTGAACATATTTTAAATAAGCCCAATTTACAATGGGGAACTATAGAATCATATGAGGTGCCTGATGCATTAAAAAATAAAGACCTCTCAGAACAATGTACGCTGGTAGATGATCGCTTTGCAACTGAAACATTGGCTCATATCATGGTTCAACAGAAAAAATTTAAGCGTGCTATTGAAATTTATAGATGTTTGATAATAAAAAATCCTGAAAAAAAAGCCTACCTTAGTAGTGTGATCGATGAATTAAGTCATCATTTGCAATAGGTGCGTATTTGTTTAACGTGCTTGGGTATGCCTTATTGTGGTAGTAATTTGTTTGGCTTGTTTTAGAAAGCTAAAGGTTGTTTATTGAACTTTAATAGTGAGAAATCCTGAGAAAAACGTATCTTAATAATTTGATTGCTAAACTAAATCATCATTTACAATAATTATGTTCGTATTTAAAATACTTGCTGTATGCATTATTATGGTAGCCATTTTATTAATTGCTGTTATATTGATCCAGGAGCCTAAAGACCGTATTATGTCACCAGCTGCTGGTACGGAGCTGCATCGGGTAGGGCTTAATCAAAAAGCTAATTTTTTAGAAAAGACTACCTGGGTATTAACAAGTTTACTACTTGGGTTAACACTTTTGTCTGCTATATCGCTTAAATATGCTACAAAAGTTAGGTTGCCTCTTAACATAACCAGAAAAAAAGCAATAGAACCGGAGCGAAATAATACGGATACTACTAAGCCTAAAGAAGCTGAGTCAGAAAATCAGTGAAGCAATTAAGCTATTTCCTTTGCGATAAAGATCACTTGTTGTTATAAATAATTTTTTAATTGCAGATGAATATAAAATATTTTAATAAACGAGTGGTATTGCATTTTCTTTTGGCTTATTGTTTGGGGGTGCAGCCATTAAGCGCGATAGGGATTGCTACGGGGCCTACACTAGGATTAGCGGGTTACTATGCTACTTTTGATGCTGCCAATGCAAAATCCATTCTTGTGAAGAATCATGCGTTACAACTAGGGTGGTTTGCGCAATTAAATCTTGGACTCTTGTATGCAAAGGTTATTCCCTTATTTGTTTTTGATTGGCATACTATTTCCCAAAGGGCAAGTCAATTGAATCGTATTACGTTTCCTGTTGCGGTGGGTATTCCTTTATTCAACTTCTTGCGTCCCCATGTTGGTCTTATTTTCTGTTTGCCTTTATCCGATTCTACGAATGATCCAAACGAAAGTCTTATAAAAAAATACAAAGAAAAGATTAACAGTTGCTTTTTCGGTGTCGGTATAGAATGTGGAAAATGGCTTCTGGATTTTGATTTTGAGGTATTGTTTTCCTCTATAGCTAAAGAAAAGATAGGCAGCGGTTTAATAGATGGGAAGGCATCTTATAGACCTAAGCAATTTGCGTTAAAGGTAGGCTATAATTTGCTTTAGCTGACCCAAGTGGCCCAATGGGAGCGAAGCTTTTTCTCCATAACTTGGGGTTCTTGATAATATTTTTTTCTTTGTACGAACCTACAGATCGCCAGGATCAACGGAATCGTCAGACTATTTGCTATTGGTCGTTTACTTGGATATCGTCCTTACGAAGTCGGCTACATTTATAGTATAAATTATAAGACTTTTTGCCTTGCTTTGCTTTGTTCACGGATGATCCATTTACAGGCTACATTAGCTTACTCTTTCGATGGATGCCCCTAAGGCATTGAGGCGTTGTTCGATGCGTTCATAGCCTCTGTCAATCTGACCGATATTTCCAATAACACTAGTTCCCTCTGCTGCTAAGGCTGCAATTAACAGCGTAATCCCTGCCCTGATATCGCTTGAGCTCATATGTATGCTACGCAGTTTATACTGATTCCCTAACCCTACAATATGTACCCTATGGGGATCACATAATACCAGACGTGCACCCATTTCAATTAAGTAATCTACAAAGAAAAGTCTACTTTCAAACATATGCTGATGGATAAGCAGATGGCCGTGGGCATGCACAGCAATAATAATGGCAATGCTAATTAAATCAGTAGGCATTCCTGGCCAGATTGCATCCGATAAGGTAGTTAGGTTGCCATCCATTTCTTGTTGTATGTAGTAAGCTTCTTGAGCAGGAATATGCAATGTATTATCGGTTGTTTCCAGTTTAATACCTAGCTTCTGGAAGGACCGCCAAACAGGTGTAAAGCATTCAGTAGGTACTTCTGTAACCGTTAAGGCAGATTTAGTAGCAGCAGCTAAGCCAATAAAGCTGCCTATTTCTAGCATATCTGACATGATCGTATGGCTAGTGCCCTGTAGCTGGGTAGTACCCTCTATGGTTAATAGGTTAGAACCAATACCTGTAATCTCTACCCCCATTGCTACCAACATATGGCAAAGCTGTTGAATATGTGGCTCACAAGCAGCAGGATAAATAATAGTTTTTCCCTTAGCCCTGCTAGCGGCTATAAGAACATTAGCTGTACCCGTTACAGAAGATTCTGGCATCCATATATAGCTACCCCGTAAGGAAGTATATTGAGCCAGCCATCTTTCTTCAGCAGCATGGTACGTAAAAGACACTCCTAGTTGCTGCAATCCTTCTAGATGAGCGTGCAAACCCCTCCGGCCAATCCGGTCTCCCCCAGGTTTGGGTAAGCTAAACTTTTTAAAACGTGTTAAGAGTGCCCCCAGCAATAGAAGAGACCCTCTGACTTTAATATATTCTTTTCGAAATGATTCTGTATACAATGCCTCCTTCTTAAGATCTGCCGAACAGAACTGATAATGCCCTTCACCTAAAGGCGTAATCTGTACACCTAAAATCCGTAATAAATGCATAACGCTCTGCACATCTGCAATAGCTGGTACATTGTGTAGATGTATGGGTTTATCGGTTAGTAATGTTGCGCACATTACTGGTAGCGCTTCGTTTTTAGAACCTTGTGGTTTGATGGTGCCAGCTAAGGAACATCCCCCTCGTATAATAAACTTATCCATTCAAAATGTTGGTTTTATTTAGCTTTATGCTTGTTTGTATGAGCAATAGTTTTCGTAGGATAGTTGGCTTTGTATTTTTTACTATTGATACCATCATCTGGCAATGTCCGTATTACAGCTAAATCAAGCTCATGTGCGGTATGCATAGACAGCATACGTTGCATGTCCTCTATAATTGTTTCATTGCTAATGAATTCATTATTCCATATGCTGCTAAAGCGGCGCATGAGTTTCCCAATGATCAGCAGCATTTCTACTTGTGCTTTAGGCGATGGGAGGGTAACTATTTTTTTTAAGAGCATCGTTAGATAACGTCCATAGTGCTTGTATTTAATCGGTTCTGTAGCAGCATACACGGCCATGACAGAACGCTTAATGGGTTGAATTAGCTTAGGGGAGAATCCGTCAATATCTAATTGGTAATCTGATAATTTAAAAATATCATCCCAATATTTTTGCGTAGAACCATTATTTGGGTTGATATTTCCCATTAGTTTTATAAGGATATTTACCTTTTGCGTACGTAGGTTCTTATTATCAATTTTCTTAATATCATCTATTAATTGTTGTATATGCCTGCCGTATTCTTGCAGTAATAAGGGTGGTCGAGTTGTATTATAGTTGTACATATGCGCTTAAATTACGATAAGAGATAATTGAGAATTTGATTTTTATAAAGATTGGTCAGATGAGTAATTCCAATTTCGCATAGTTAAGCAGGAGTGTTTTTTCACCGACATTATTAGAAAAACGGATTACTGCTTTTCGTTTACCTTCTGTTGCTAGCAATTGTATAATAAGGCCTTTTCCGAAATGCGTATGACGCACCATATGGCCTACGCGTAAGGTAG
Above is a window of Candidatus Cardinium hertigii DNA encoding:
- a CDS encoding DUF4290 domain-containing protein codes for the protein MYNYNTTRPPLLLQEYGRHIQQLIDDIKKIDNKNLRTQKVNILIKLMGNINPNNGSTQKYWDDIFKLSDYQLDIDGFSPKLIQPIKRSVMAVYAATEPIKYKHYGRYLTMLLKKIVTLPSPKAQVEMLLIIGKLMRRFSSIWNNEFISNETIIEDMQRMLSMHTAHELDLAVIRTLPDDGINSKKYKANYPTKTIAHTNKHKAK
- the secG gene encoding preprotein translocase subunit SecG; the encoded protein is MFVFKILAVCIIMVAILLIAVILIQEPKDRIMSPAAGTELHRVGLNQKANFLEKTTWVLTSLLLGLTLLSAISLKYATKVRLPLNITRKKAIEPERNNTDTTKPKEAESENQ
- the miaB gene encoding tRNA (N6-isopentenyl adenosine(37)-C2)-methylthiotransferase MiaB, with amino-acid sequence MQQKIADAAAADIKQTHTITSKLSPSFRKVYMESYGCQMNFSDSEIVAAIMQQQGFLLTTQYQEADLIFINTCAIRDKAEQTIRNRLLLFNQQKLYNPALIVGVLGCMAERLKTQLLEEEKVVDIVAGPDAYRDLPKLVSQVDQGHRAVNTFLSREETYADIEPVRLHTNGVTAFISIMRGCNNMCTFCIVPFTRGRERSRDPSSIVAEAKHLFSKGYKEVTLLGQNVDSYRWVSAAAAVEGSIVQKNTVVNFAQLLAMVASIDPNLRVRFSTSHPKDMTDDVLYTMRAYDNICKQVHLPVQSGSNRMLKLMNRSYDREWYKERIQAIKAILGDSCAISSDMIAGFCSETEGDHADTLSLMEEIQYDFAFMFYYSERPGTLAARKYCDDVAVEVKKRRLSEIIAKQRIHSLRHHQKNIGQVYQVLIEKQSKKSADFFQGRNSQNKIVVFPKGKQQVGDYVYVRIKDCNAATLFGTLC
- the murA gene encoding UDP-N-acetylglucosamine 1-carboxyvinyltransferase: MDKFIIRGGCSLAGTIKPQGSKNEALPVMCATLLTDKPIHLHNVPAIADVQSVMHLLRILGVQITPLGEGHYQFCSADLKKEALYTESFRKEYIKVRGSLLLLGALLTRFKKFSLPKPGGDRIGRRGLHAHLEGLQQLGVSFTYHAAEERWLAQYTSLRGSYIWMPESSVTGTANVLIAASRAKGKTIIYPAACEPHIQQLCHMLVAMGVEITGIGSNLLTIEGTTQLQGTSHTIMSDMLEIGSFIGLAAATKSALTVTEVPTECFTPVWRSFQKLGIKLETTDNTLHIPAQEAYYIQQEMDGNLTTLSDAIWPGMPTDLISIAIIIAVHAHGHLLIHQHMFESRLFFVDYLIEMGARLVLCDPHRVHIVGLGNQYKLRSIHMSSSDIRAGITLLIAALAAEGTSVIGNIGQIDRGYERIEQRLNALGASIERVS
- the thrS gene encoding threonine--tRNA ligase produces the protein MVTILIDVNGEQLSFPKGSTGLQIARRIGLLPDMLGLTVNDVVYDITRSIEEDATIRFLTWEDALGKQLFWHSAAHLLAAALESLYPTVQLGMGPPIEQGFYYDVDLGNDTATTLDTTLIEEKMLALAQRGDAFIRRAVSKQEAIAFFKEKGNGYKLELIEGLEEGRITFYQLGDFIDLCKGPHLPHSGWIKAVKILTIAGAYWRGNIHNKQLTRIYGIAFPEQKALAAFLALRAEAARRSHQKIGKELKLFTFSEKVGLGLPLWLPKGALLYDILVQFLKKEQIKRGYQPVCTPHIGHKALYLTSGHYEKYQEDCFQPIHTAEVEETYLLKPMNCPHHCEIYSSAARSYKELPLRLAEFGTVYRYERHGALHGLTRTRCFTQDDAHIFCRLDQVKDEFSAVIDLVLHVFNILHFTDYKAQLSFRDPKQDKYIGSLADWSLAEQAIQEVVTAKGLQATTVLGEAAFYGPKVDFMVKDALGRNWQLGTVQLDYQLPIRFDLTYIGTDGQKYRPVMIHRAPFGSLERLIAILIEHTAGNFPFWLAPEQVALLPLSDTYATYATTLYRLLLEREIRSVLDLRNETIGKKIREAALQKIPYILVVGEKEVETGYVSVRKQNKQISMLWDDFITQVCSEANLPS
- a CDS encoding sigma-54 interaction domain-containing protein, whose amino-acid sequence is MKESIEVIKQRFHIIGNASLLNRAIEVAMQVASTDLSVLITGESGTGKESFSKIIHALSPYRRGNFIAINCGAIPEGTIDSELFGHEKGSFTGALESRKGYFEETNEGTIFLDEIGEMPLATQTKLLRVLEYGEYVKVGSSRVEKTKVRVVTATHVNLLYAIKEGTFREDLYYRLNTVPITIPPLRERGADVILLFHKFASDFAAKYRMKPLALTPAAKELFLTYAFPGNIRQLKNIVEQMALLEKEIVITPEVLEKYLPSEAKYALPVLYKKWMHNGSTEKAFIYGMLLDLKREVAELKELILDPSVSPVKQQGYMPHVEHFPAEYKQENLDVPLLDREYSLKTVEDKQPPATAQEPIKKLSIEAQEQVLIRKSLQKNHGNRKHAADDLGISERTLYRKIKQYEIEAYSYKLKK